In Oxalobacteraceae bacterium OTU3CINTB1, the sequence GTTTCCGCTGCTTGGCTGCCGCTACTTAGCTTCCGCTTATTAACGTCCGCTGATGTTCAGCGTACGCGCGTCCAGCTTGACCTTGACGGTGGCCGCAGGCTTGGCGCCCGCCGATTCGGCCAGGGTCACGATGTACTCGCCGCCGGCGATCTTCCAGGTCTTGCTGGCGCTGTCGTACATGGCCAGCAGGCGCGGATCGATCTTCACCTTGGCCTTGCCGCTGGCGCCGGCCTTCACCGCCACCTTGTCCCAGCCGCCCAGGCGCTTCGGCGCTTCCCAGCCGCCGGCCGCCGGCGACACATACACCTGGCCAACCGCCTTGCCGTCGCGCTTGCCGGTGTTCTGCACGCTGAAGCTGACGTCGATGCCGGCGCCGTCGGACGACTTGTTCGCGCTCAGGTCCGCATAGGCGAAGCTGGTGTACGACAGGCCGTAACCGAACGGGAACAGCGGCTTGTGGCCTTTCAGGTCGAACCACTTGTAGCCGACCGCCGCGCCTTCGATGTTGTAGTCGGTGGTGATCTTCTCGATGATGTTTTCATCCTTGGTCACCGCGTCGCCGTCCATCACCGGACGTGGCAACTGCGTCACCGAAGCCGGGAAGGTGGCCGGCAGGCGTCCCGACGGATTGACTTCGCCGGTCAGCACGCGCGCGATCGCCGCGCCGCCGCTGGTGCCCGGATACCAGGCTTCGACCACGGCGCCGACGTTGTTCAGCCACGGCATGACGACCGGGCCGCCGGTTTGCAGCACCACGACGGTCTTGGCGTTGGCCTTGGCCACGGCCGCGATCAGCGCGTCCTGCTTGTTCGGCAGGTTCAGGTCCGGCGCGTCGATGGCTTCGGCCATCCACTGGTTGCCGAACACGATGGCGACATCGCTCGCCGCCGCCAGCTTGGCGGCGGCGGCGGCGTCCTTGCCGTCGTTGTAGACGATTTTGGCGCCCGTGCGCGTGCTCAGTTCCTGCAGCGGCGACGAGCGGTGGTAGACCATCGGTCCTGGGAAGAAGGCCGGGCCTTCGTTGGCGACCGGCGACAGGCCGACCGGATAGACCTGGGCCGAGCCGCCGCCCGACAGAACGCCGACGTTGGCATGGCCACCGATGATGGCGATGGTGCGCACGTTGGCGCCCAGTGGCAGCAGGTCGTTGCTGTTCTTGAGCAGGACGATGGCTTCCTCGGCGTCCGATTGCGAGATCTTGCCGTTGGCGGCGAAGTCGATGCCCGCTTCGTCGGTGGTCGGCGTGACCACGGGATGCTCGATCAAGCCGTTGGCGAACATGGCGCGGGTGATGCGCTTGACCATGTCGTCCAGGCGCGCCTGCGGCACGTGGCCGTTGACCACCGCCTCCTTCAGCGCTTCGTTGAAGTAGGCCGATTTGTCGAACGGGTGGCCCGATTGCTGATCCAGTCCGTGCATCGCGGCCGGAACGGTGGAGTGGGTCGCGCCCCAGTCGGACATGACATAGCCCTTGAAGCCCCAGTCCTGCTTCAGCACCTGGTTCAGCAGGTAGTCGCTCTCGCAGGCGTAGGAACCGTTGACGCGGTTGTACGCGCACATCACGGAACCCGGATCGCCGCGCTCCATGGCGATCTGCAACGCCAGCAGGTCCGACATGCGGCCGGCGGTGTCGTCGATCTTGACGTTGATGTTATTGCGGTTGGTTTCCTGGTCGTTGAAGGCGAAGTGCTTCAAGGTCGAGACCATGTGGTTCGACTGGATGCCGCGAATCTGCTCGCCGACCATGACGCCGGCCAGCAGCGGATCTTCGCCGCCGTATTCGAAGTTACGGCCGTTGCGAGGCTCGCGCAGCAGGTTGACGCCACCGGCGAGCATGATGTTGAAGCCCGTCTTGCGCGCCTCGCTGCCGATCATCGCGCCGCCGGCGAACGCCAGTTCCGGATTCCAGGTGGCCGTGGTGGCCAGGCCGGAGGGCAGGGAAGTGCGCTGGTAGGGTTTTTTGGATGCGGCCTGGGTGGCGACGCCGACGCCGGCGTCGGCCTGCCATTGCGGCGGCAGGCCCAGACGCTCGATGCCCGGAATGAAGCCGGCCGAATCCTTGCGGCCTTCCTTTGGCGCGATGTGTTTTTTGGACTCGAAATCGGTGGAGAAGTAGCCGAACACGGTCTGGATTTTTTCATCCAGCGTCATCGCCTTGACCAGCTGCTCGGCGCGCGCGTCGGGCGTCAGCTTTTTGTCGAGCCATGGACGCTTGGCGTCGGCGGCATGGGCCGCTCCGCTTAACGTGGAAGACAGCATGAGGGGATAAACCAGTGCCAGTGACAGCCAGAGACGCTTCTTCATACGATTACGATGTCCTTATATTTCGATTTATAGGTCCGCGCGCGGGATTAAAACCTCGAGCGCGTATACTCCACCCGCAACGATACCGGTCACGCGCGGTTCAGGCAATCGTTTTCCGTCCAGCGTGACCTGAATTTCGCCCACGTCGCCGCGGCGGATCGACACCTCGAACGTCGCGTAGCGGAAGTGGCGGGTGACCTTGATGCCGTCCCAGTGCTTGGGAAGCTGCGGATCGACCAGCAAACCGTCGGTATCGCCTTTCAAGCCGCACAGCCCCTCGATGAAGCAGCGGTACGCCCACGACACGGTGCCGGTGTTGAACAACTGGCTGGAACGGCCGGCCGTGCGCGGATACTGGTGGTAGGCGCCGCGATAATAATTCGGGATGAACACCGGCAGCTGGCCGCGCTGCAGGTAATCGGCCTCGCTCGGGCCGGGGATCATCTGGCGCAGCAGCTTGTAGGCGCGGTCGCCTTCGCCGACCGTGTACAGGCTATAGATGTAGAAGATCGAGGCGTGGTTGTAGACCGCGCCGTTTTCGGCCGAACCGGGGTGCTTTTGCGTCACGCGGCCCACATCGTCGCGCATGGCGCTGTAGGGCGGCGCGAACATCGCCACGCCGTACGGCGTGTCCAGCTGCTGCTCGACCTGCGCCATCATCGCCGCGCGCTTGCCGGCATCGGCCGCGCCGCCCAGCATCGCCCAGGCCTGCGGGTTCAGATAGATGCGGCCTTCCTTGTCCTTGCTGATGCCGAAGGTGACGTTGTCGTCGGTGATGCCGCGCGCGTACCAGTCGCCGTCCCACAGGTGCTCGTTGGCCGCGCGGTTGACCGTCACGGCGCCGGCGCGGAAGTGTTTCGCGCTTTCCGCCAGCGAGGCGTTGGCCGTGGCGCTTTTTTCGCAGATTTCGGCCCACAGGTTCAGCGCGTAGGCGGTGGCCACCGTCAGCCAGCCCGACACGCCGCGTCCCTTGTAGCCGACCATGTTCATCGGATCGCACCAGTCGCCCTGGGCGATGTAGCTCAAGCCGCGCTTGTCGCGCGCCTGCAGCAGCCAGTCCATCGCGCTGCTCATGCGCTCGGAGACGGTGATGGCGACGCCGCTGTCGTGGCCGACGACGTCCTCGTTGAGGATGTCGTAGTCGCCGGTTTCGTCCAGGTACACCTTGAGCGCCACCGGCAGCCACACGCAATGGTCGGTGTGCGGCACCTGGTTGATGTATTTGAGCTCCGCGCCCTCGGCCAGCAGGATCCCGTCCGGCATCGCGCCGCTGGCCTCCTGCTGCGACAGCGCATGCAGGAAGGCCGCGCGCATCACGCCGGGCTTGATGAAGCTCATGCCCATATTGTCCTGCAGGTAGTTGCGGGTCTGCGGATCGGTGCTGAGGCGATTGACGTCGCCGTGGTAGAACACCTGGCGCGGCAGCCAGTTGTTGACGAAGTTATCGAGTTCCTTGTCGGGCGTCTCGATGCGCAGGCATCCGCGACCGCCGGCGATGTAGTCGGCGTAGTCCTTGCGCGCGTTGTCGAAGGCGGCGGCGCCCAGGTATTTCTCGCGCATGGCGATGATTTCCGCGTCGTCGAAGGCCGGGCCGAAGATGAAGCGGTAGTCGTGCGACTGGCCTTCCGCCAGCGCCAGGCGGTATTGCACCACGGCGGCCGGGGTTTCATAGCGCGCGTCGCCATTGGCCAGCAGCGGCTCCTGGATCGCGCTTGGATAATGCAGGCCGCCTTCGCCCTCGAACGCCTGTTGCTGCACTTCCCACGCCTCCGGCGCCTGCTCGCACAGGAAGTAGGTCTTGTCCTTGAAATCCTTCTGCTTGAAGTAGTCGGTGACTTTTTGATACGGCGTCACGCTGCTCGCCACCACGCCGCCCAGGTCGGCGCGATATTCGCCCGACTGGTTCATCCACGACATGTAACCGATCGGGAAGTAGGGATAGACACTCAGTTTGCGCGCGCGGCCGGACAGATTGGTCACGCGCAGCGACCACAGTTCCACCACGTCGGTGGTCGGAATGCTCAACGTCAGTTCCACGCGAAGGCCCAGGTGCTCGATGGTCCATTCGATGTCGCTTTTGCCGACCGAGAAATTGAAGCTGTCGACCGGCGTGCGCACCGGTTCATACGGCGCCGAGAACAACTCGCCCGTTTCCTCGTCCTTGATGTAGAAGAAGCGGCCCGGATGATGGGCGTAGTAGTTCTGCTCGGGTTGCATGAAGGTCTTGGCCTCCAGGTTCGGCGCGTAGGCGTACTTGGCGGGTTCCGGCTGCATGTACTGGGCGACGGCGTAACCCCGGCAGGTCACCTGGATCATCATTTTCTGGTTCCACAGGAAGCCGGCGGCGCGCGGCATGGCCGTGGCGCTGGTCAGTTCGAAGCGGTCGCCATTGTGGGTTGGGCGTAGCATGAGACGGTCTCCGTAATAAAGCTTAAACTAAATGGAATGTGGGGTTATGCCGGCTTGGCCTTGCGTTGTTCCAGCTCGGCCTGGAGCTCAACCAGCTTTGTGTTGTCGAGGTTATAGAAGAACATGACCACGACGGCCAGCACCGCGAAGGCGGCCGGGATGAACGACATCAGCCAGACGATGCCGGCCTGCGAGCCGACCGACTGCGCCGCGTTGGCGACATACCCGAGCTGCGTGAACAGCGAGCCGATGACGGCGACGGCGATCGCGGTGCCCAGCTTTTGCGAGAAGGTGGCGGCGGCGAAGGTCATCGCGGTGGCGCGGCGGCCGGTGCGCCATTCGTTGTAGTCGGCGGTGTCGGCGTACATCGAGAAGGCCAGCGGCGACTTCGGTCCCAGCGCCAGGCCCATGCCGATCTGCAGCGCGAACATCAACGTCACCTGGTCCTTCGGCACGAAGAAGAAGGCCGATGACAGCACGGCGGTGATGCTCATCAAAATCATCATCAGCTTTTTCTTGTCGACGAAGCGCGTAAGGAAGGGCGTGATCGAGGCGCCGACGGCGGCCGAGATCATATATGCCGGCACGAAGCCCTGCATCAGTTCCGGGCGCCCCACCACGTACTTGAAGTAGTAGGCCGCGCTGGTGGTGCGCAAGGTGATGGTGATCATGATGATCAGCGCCAGGAAGAACAGCACCACCCACGGCCGGTTGCGCGACAGGTCGCGGATGTCCTGGGCGACGTTGGATTTTTGCGAGGGCGGCGGCGCGATGCGTTCGCGCGTGTTCAGGAACGTCAGCACGAACAGGCCGGAGGCGAATATGCTCCACACCAGCATCGTCAACTGCCATCCAAGTTTATCGTCGCCGGCGCCCAGCCACGATACCATCGCCGGCGTGGCGGCGGTGACCAGGGTGCCGCCGGCGAAGGCGAAGATGAAGCGCAGGCCGTTGACGGTGGAGCGCTCCTGCGGATCGGCCGACAGCACGCCGGACAGCGCGTTGTACGGGATGTTGATGCAGGTGTAGCAGACCATCATCAGCAGATAGGTGCCGTAGGCCCAGACGATCTTGCCGTCGTGGCCCAGGTCGGGCGTGGTGTAGGTGAGGATGGCCGCGCAGGCCAGCGGCACCGGCACCCAGACCAGGTAGGGGCGGAATTTGCCGAAGCGTGTGCTGGTGCGGTCGGCGGCGGCGCCGATCATCGGGTCGGTGAAGGCGTTGATGATTTTGATCGTGAACATCATCGACGCCGCCGCGCCGGCCGAGATGCCGAAGACGTCGGTGTAGTAGATCAGCAGGAAGGTCGCGATATTGGTCCAATAAAAATTGAAGCCCATATCGGCGATGCCGTAGCTGATCTTTTCACGCCAGGTCAGTTGTTTATTCACAGTCGCCTTGTCTTAACGATACCCGACAGTTTAACGCCGTCGATTCTTGCACATGTAAAAACAGGCAGTGGAGCCGGAACTCCACTGCCCGAACAGGGCGGAACGCCGGGACCGTACCTATGCGCGCATGCATACGCACGGTCCAGCGCGGCGGGAGACGCCACCCCGAGAGAGCTCGGTTTGCGGCCGTCAGCAGGGGGCTGGCGGCGCGAATTGGGGGGTAATGCTGATAGCGGTAACCGGGATGGATGTCATCATGTCTCCTGCTTGTTGGTTTTTAAGATCTCCCGCACCAGTTCGGACGGGTCCTTGCTAATGTCGAGCACGATGCCGGCTTCGTCGGCCTGCAACGGTTCCAGCGCCGCCAGCTGGCTGTCCAGCAGCGAGGTGGGCATGTAGTGGCCGGGGCGCGCCGTCATGCGCGCGGCGATCAGCTCGCGCGGCCCGTGCAGATGGGCGAAACGCAGTTGCGGGTCGGCGCCGCGCAGCAGATCGCGGTAGCGGCGCTTCAAGGCCGAGCACGACAGTACCAGGCCTGAATGGCGGTCGCGCGCCGCGACAATCTCGGCGTGCAGCGCCTTGAGCCAGTCGGCGCGGTCGTCGTCGGTCAGCGCCATGCCTGCCGACATCTTGGCGACGTTGGCGTACGAGTGATAGGTGTCGCCCTCGAGGAAGGGCGCCCCCAGCGCGGTGGCCAGTTGCAGCCCGACCGAGCTCTTGCCGCAGCCGCTCACGCCCATGACGACCCAGCGGACCTGCGTTGTTTGATTACTCATAGTTATGGGTGCATGTTAGCGCTAACAGATTGTTTGTAGTGTAAGCTTTTGACGGGATTTGTAAACAAGATTCTATGGTGCGCCGCATCAAGGCAAGGGTGTGTGGGGCTCCGCAGCAATGCGGCGCCCGGCCGGCTACCCTGGCTCAGGCGCTTTCCCTGGCCATCAGCGTGAAGCCCAGGTCGATTTGGCGGTTGGGCGGCGCCTCGCCTTTGATGACGGCGCGCAGCAGGGTGGCCGCCTCGAAGCCGATGCGGTAGCGCGGCGTGCCGATCGTGGTCAGCGACGGGTTCATCCAGGCAGAGGCGGGCAGGTCGTTGAAGCCGCAGATCGCCAGCTGGGTCGGCACGGAGATGCCGCGCCGCTGGCATTGATAGATGGCGCCGTGCGCCAAGTCGTCGTTGCAGCAGAAGATGGCGTCGCAGTCCGGCGACTGGGCCAGCATACGCCCCAGCAGCTCGGCGCCGAGCGCGATGGTCGACGGCTCGGCCACCATGACCTCCAGCCGCACGTCGGCCAGGCCGGCCTCGTTCATGGCCTGGCGATAGCCTTCGGCGCGGCGCAGCGTACGCTCGTCGAGCTGCGCGCCGATGAAGCCGATGCGCTTGTGGCCCTTGTCGAGCAGGTAGCGCGTCATCGCCTGGCCCGCCTGGAACTGGGAGAAGCCCACCGTCAGCTGGGCTGGATCGGTGGACATGTCCATCATCGACACCACCGGCACGCGCGAATTGGTCAGGATTTGCTGCACCCGGTCGCTGTGCGACAGCCCCGACAGCAGCATGCCGTCCGGATTCGACTGCAGGTAGGTGCCGATCAGTTTTTCCTCTTCCTGGTCCGAATAGCGGGTGTTGCCGATCAGGATCTGGTAGTCGTCGGCGTCGAGCGCGTCCTGGATGCCGGCCAGCACCTCGGTGAACACGGCGTTCGACAACGACGGCACCAGCACGGCGATCACCTTCGATTGCGACGAGGCCAGCGCGCGGGCGGCGCGGTTGGGCACGTAGCCCAGTTCGATCACCGCCTTGTCGACCCGGTCGCGCAGCGCCTGGGACACCATGTCCGGCTGGGTGATCGCGCGCGAGGCGGTCATGGTCGCCACGCCGGCGTGTTTCGCCACCATCGCCAGGGTGATGCGGCCGCTGGCGCGGCTCCTGCCCGCTTGTGATTTCGTCATCGGTAATACTTATAGTGGTATTGATAGCGATATCATACGGCAGCTTACGCCGAAAGGAAGAGGGGGAAAGTGCTTATTGGCAGCCAGCCAACACTTTTTGATTCTTTTTACCGAATTCGGCGCGCTCCTGGTCGCCCATGATGCCACGTTCACCGTTTTTGTCGACATTGGCCATGCGCACGCCGTCCTCGAGCATGCGCTGGTTTTGCCGGGCAAGATCGCAATTGGCGGCGATATCGGCTTTTTGGCGGACGTCGTCGGCGGCTTTACGCTCGGCGGCGGCGGCATCGGCGCGGCGTTTGTTGAACGCCTCGTTGCGCGCGGCCAGCGTCGGCGCCGGCCTGGGGCCCGCGTTGGCGGCGCCGGATTCGGCAGGCGATCCCGCCGCCCCGTCCGCATCGGCCGGCGCCGGTTCGGCGTTGGGATTGAACAAGGGCTTGCCGGGCGCCTTGAGGATGCGCTTGGCCGGCACCGACGGCGGCGGCGGGCGGTCGGACAGCTGTTTGACGCCCTTGTCGTCGATCCACAGATATTGGCCGAACGCCGCCGGCACGGCTGCGGACAGCGCGCTTGCCAGCAGGGCAAGGGAAGTGAGACGAAAACGCATGGCGTGCTCCACGGGTGCAGGCACAGATTTCGCCACGAATAGTGCTTGGTGTCAATCAATACCGCGCGCTGGCGGCCGATGCTGCCAGGCGCGGCCCCCGCATGTCGCGGCCGCCGCGTGGCGGAGATGGTACCGGGACGGCCCGGCGGCACCGGTTGCAGCGTGAACCTTGTCGGTTACGCCTCAACGGCCCGTCGTGCCTTGACGTAGCGCACGCGCATCGCCAAGGCCGCCAGGCCCAGGCTCAGCATCGCCACCGGCGGTAATTCGGGCACCGGGCTCGCTTGCGGCACGGTCTCGAACGACAGCGTGAACGAGGTAAGGTTTACGGAACCGTAGCTGGTATTCAGGTTGTAGTAGTTGAACGCATACGCGAACAAGGTGTCGTAGTTGCCGGCGGCGCCGGTGAAACTGGCCGATCCGGTGAGCGTGCCGCCGGTTGGCAGGGTCGACTGCGCCCCGTCGCCGGCGTAAATCTGGCCGAGGTGCACGGAATCGAAGGGTCCGCAACTGTCGCAGTTGGGCTTAAGTACGTCGATGGTGGACGAGAATGAACCCGTGTAATCGCCCTGGTAAGGCCATGGCAGCGGTGGCGCGGCGAGTTGATAGCTGGCCTGGAACGACATGCTCATATTACCGGTCAGCGCTTTGCCCTCGTGCGCACTGACGATGAACAGGTCCTTGTAAATGCCCGGGGTCCAGTTGCCGTCCGGCGCGTAGGGGCCAGCGCTTGCAAAGGTGAATGAATTACCGGAGTTCGACACGGCGACGTAGTTCGGGTTGTAATAAAGGTCCACATCGGCGCCATTGGCGACCTGGGCGACGGCCGGCGCCGCCATGGCGGCCAGCAGCGCCGCCACTGAAAGGACATGAAATATCGATTTACCCACGTTATTTTCCCCTTAGATGATGAAATGCATCTTATTTCGCAATAATATCAATATGCCAAAACCGCATGTCACTATACCGAAGCGCTGTGACGCCAATCTCTCCGAATGTCACAATGTAGAAATATTTATAACAAATCAAGGCCTAGTGCTAATGGCGCCCGGCGTTTTCAATGCAAGTGCAGCAAAAAATTAAACAGATGATATTTTAATTAGCAAAAATATAATATAATGTTGGTGCACTTTTGCGACTTTCGATAGGATGACGATGAAGATGATGAGAATGCTAGGCGCTTTGCTTTTGTTTGCCTGTGCCAGCGGCATGGCCGTCGCTACCACGGTGACGCTGGACTTCGAGGGCTTGGTGCCGCAGCCGCGGCTCTTTCAGGGCACCCATGGCATCGGCGGATTTTATAATGGCGGCCAAAGCGGCTATGGCACCGCCGGCCAGAATTACGGGGTGGGATTTTCCGGCGCTGCGGTTGGCATCTGCCTGAGCACCGCCAGCGACCCGTGCACCAACGGCTCGCATGGCGGCCACGGCGATCCGGCATCTGCCTATACCGCGCTGGGATTCCAAAGCGATGACGCGTACGTCAATGTCGCCGACGGGTTTGTCGGCACCTTGTACTTCAACTACGCTTCGCCGTTCGTGGTGCAGACCGTCAATGTCTGGGAGGGCTACGGCGCCAGCGGCAACCTGCTGGCTTCGCTGACGCTGGCGCGGACCCCGGACGGGCGCGTGGTGGCGGAATGCGGTTTCGGTAAT encodes:
- a CDS encoding gluconokinase, whose protein sequence is MSNQTTQVRWVVMGVSGCGKSSVGLQLATALGAPFLEGDTYHSYANVAKMSAGMALTDDDRADWLKALHAEIVAARDRHSGLVLSCSALKRRYRDLLRGADPQLRFAHLHGPRELIAARMTARPGHYMPTSLLDSQLAALEPLQADEAGIVLDISKDPSELVREILKTNKQET
- a CDS encoding glycoside hydrolase family 3 C-terminal domain-containing protein — encoded protein: MKKRLWLSLALVYPLMLSSTLSGAAHAADAKRPWLDKKLTPDARAEQLVKAMTLDEKIQTVFGYFSTDFESKKHIAPKEGRKDSAGFIPGIERLGLPPQWQADAGVGVATQAASKKPYQRTSLPSGLATTATWNPELAFAGGAMIGSEARKTGFNIMLAGGVNLLREPRNGRNFEYGGEDPLLAGVMVGEQIRGIQSNHMVSTLKHFAFNDQETNRNNINVKIDDTAGRMSDLLALQIAMERGDPGSVMCAYNRVNGSYACESDYLLNQVLKQDWGFKGYVMSDWGATHSTVPAAMHGLDQQSGHPFDKSAYFNEALKEAVVNGHVPQARLDDMVKRITRAMFANGLIEHPVVTPTTDEAGIDFAANGKISQSDAEEAIVLLKNSNDLLPLGANVRTIAIIGGHANVGVLSGGGSAQVYPVGLSPVANEGPAFFPGPMVYHRSSPLQELSTRTGAKIVYNDGKDAAAAAKLAAASDVAIVFGNQWMAEAIDAPDLNLPNKQDALIAAVAKANAKTVVVLQTGGPVVMPWLNNVGAVVEAWYPGTSGGAAIARVLTGEVNPSGRLPATFPASVTQLPRPVMDGDAVTKDENIIEKITTDYNIEGAAVGYKWFDLKGHKPLFPFGYGLSYTSFAYADLSANKSSDGAGIDVSFSVQNTGKRDGKAVGQVYVSPAAGGWEAPKRLGGWDKVAVKAGASGKAKVKIDPRLLAMYDSASKTWKIAGGEYIVTLAESAGAKPAATVKVKLDARTLNISGR
- a CDS encoding NdvB protein; its protein translation is MLRPTHNGDRFELTSATAMPRAAGFLWNQKMMIQVTCRGYAVAQYMQPEPAKYAYAPNLEAKTFMQPEQNYYAHHPGRFFYIKDEETGELFSAPYEPVRTPVDSFNFSVGKSDIEWTIEHLGLRVELTLSIPTTDVVELWSLRVTNLSGRARKLSVYPYFPIGYMSWMNQSGEYRADLGGVVASSVTPYQKVTDYFKQKDFKDKTYFLCEQAPEAWEVQQQAFEGEGGLHYPSAIQEPLLANGDARYETPAAVVQYRLALAEGQSHDYRFIFGPAFDDAEIIAMREKYLGAAAFDNARKDYADYIAGGRGCLRIETPDKELDNFVNNWLPRQVFYHGDVNRLSTDPQTRNYLQDNMGMSFIKPGVMRAAFLHALSQQEASGAMPDGILLAEGAELKYINQVPHTDHCVWLPVALKVYLDETGDYDILNEDVVGHDSGVAITVSERMSSAMDWLLQARDKRGLSYIAQGDWCDPMNMVGYKGRGVSGWLTVATAYALNLWAEICEKSATANASLAESAKHFRAGAVTVNRAANEHLWDGDWYARGITDDNVTFGISKDKEGRIYLNPQAWAMLGGAADAGKRAAMMAQVEQQLDTPYGVAMFAPPYSAMRDDVGRVTQKHPGSAENGAVYNHASIFYIYSLYTVGEGDRAYKLLRQMIPGPSEADYLQRGQLPVFIPNYYRGAYHQYPRTAGRSSQLFNTGTVSWAYRCFIEGLCGLKGDTDGLLVDPQLPKHWDGIKVTRHFRYATFEVSIRRGDVGEIQVTLDGKRLPEPRVTGIVAGGVYALEVLIPRADL
- a CDS encoding MFS transporter, whose translation is MNKQLTWREKISYGIADMGFNFYWTNIATFLLIYYTDVFGISAGAAASMMFTIKIINAFTDPMIGAAADRTSTRFGKFRPYLVWVPVPLACAAILTYTTPDLGHDGKIVWAYGTYLLMMVCYTCINIPYNALSGVLSADPQERSTVNGLRFIFAFAGGTLVTAATPAMVSWLGAGDDKLGWQLTMLVWSIFASGLFVLTFLNTRERIAPPPSQKSNVAQDIRDLSRNRPWVVLFFLALIIMITITLRTTSAAYYFKYVVGRPELMQGFVPAYMISAAVGASITPFLTRFVDKKKLMMILMSITAVLSSAFFFVPKDQVTLMFALQIGMGLALGPKSPLAFSMYADTADYNEWRTGRRATAMTFAAATFSQKLGTAIAVAVIGSLFTQLGYVANAAQSVGSQAGIVWLMSFIPAAFAVLAVVVMFFYNLDNTKLVELQAELEQRKAKPA
- a CDS encoding PEP-CTERM sorting domain-containing protein, whose amino-acid sequence is MAVATTVTLDFEGLVPQPRLFQGTHGIGGFYNGGQSGYGTAGQNYGVGFSGAAVGICLSTASDPCTNGSHGGHGDPASAYTALGFQSDDAYVNVADGFVGTLYFNYASPFVVQTVNVWEGYGASGNLLASLTLARTPDGRVVAECGFGNRYCPFVAADLSFTGVGHSFSFTGAGRNIVVDDITFTVAPVPEPETYALLLGGLGLLGLTARRRKVRA
- a CDS encoding DUF4124 domain-containing protein; translation: MRFRLTSLALLASALSAAVPAAFGQYLWIDDKGVKQLSDRPPPPSVPAKRILKAPGKPLFNPNAEPAPADADGAAGSPAESGAANAGPRPAPTLAARNEAFNKRRADAAAAERKAADDVRQKADIAANCDLARQNQRMLEDGVRMANVDKNGERGIMGDQERAEFGKKNQKVLAGCQ
- a CDS encoding LacI family DNA-binding transcriptional regulator gives rise to the protein MTKSQAGRSRASGRITLAMVAKHAGVATMTASRAITQPDMVSQALRDRVDKAVIELGYVPNRAARALASSQSKVIAVLVPSLSNAVFTEVLAGIQDALDADDYQILIGNTRYSDQEEEKLIGTYLQSNPDGMLLSGLSHSDRVQQILTNSRVPVVSMMDMSTDPAQLTVGFSQFQAGQAMTRYLLDKGHKRIGFIGAQLDERTLRRAEGYRQAMNEAGLADVRLEVMVAEPSTIALGAELLGRMLAQSPDCDAIFCCNDDLAHGAIYQCQRRGISVPTQLAICGFNDLPASAWMNPSLTTIGTPRYRIGFEAATLLRAVIKGEAPPNRQIDLGFTLMARESA